One genomic segment of Photobacterium sp. DA100 includes these proteins:
- the fdhD gene encoding formate dehydrogenase accessory sulfurtransferase FdhD: MNQLPKIIKTNSSVNQTMTVQVMDEYGDMMEKEIACEHPLTVYLNWVEIVTLMTLGERPSALVLGYLKNQGFIEDIDAIESLIIDWETNSAAVITRENTDGLEKKLEKKTVTSGCGQGTMFGNVMKKLEGVQLPQPRIRQSKLYGLLEALTHHNETYKAAGAVHGCAVCKDTAILSFVEDVGRHNAVDTLAGEMWLKGEQGSDKIFYTTGRLTSEMVIKVAQMGIPVLLSRSGATQMGYELAQKLGITMIARAKGHRFQVYNGVENLVLDIKGETASESLDDANKPAHKGDTDQQQTSHQQQGEK; encoded by the coding sequence ATGAACCAACTGCCAAAAATAATTAAAACAAATTCATCTGTTAATCAGACGATGACCGTTCAGGTTATGGATGAATATGGCGATATGATGGAGAAAGAAATTGCCTGTGAGCACCCTCTTACGGTTTATTTGAACTGGGTTGAAATAGTTACCCTGATGACCTTGGGCGAGCGCCCTTCTGCTTTAGTACTCGGCTACCTCAAGAACCAGGGTTTTATCGAAGATATCGATGCTATCGAATCGCTGATCATCGACTGGGAAACCAATTCGGCTGCCGTGATCACCCGCGAAAATACCGACGGGCTAGAAAAAAAGCTGGAAAAGAAAACCGTTACGTCCGGATGCGGTCAAGGCACAATGTTTGGCAACGTAATGAAAAAGCTCGAGGGGGTCCAGCTTCCCCAGCCACGCATTCGGCAATCTAAGCTGTATGGCTTGCTTGAGGCACTGACCCACCACAACGAAACCTACAAGGCCGCCGGTGCCGTACACGGCTGCGCGGTGTGCAAAGACACCGCTATTCTCTCTTTTGTCGAAGATGTTGGCCGCCATAACGCGGTAGATACCCTTGCTGGCGAAATGTGGCTCAAGGGCGAGCAAGGTTCCGATAAGATTTTCTACACCACCGGCCGGTTGACCTCCGAAATGGTCATCAAGGTTGCACAAATGGGGATCCCGGTCTTACTCTCCCGTTCAGGGGCAACCCAGATGGGTTACGAGCTGGCGCAAAAACTGGGGATCACTATGATTGCCCGAGCCAAGGGACACCGCTTCCAGGTATACAACGGCGTGGAAAACCTCGTCCTTGATATCAAAGGAGAAACCGCTAGCGAATCGCTCGATGATGCCAATAAGCCCGCACACAAAGGTGATACCGATCAACAGCAGACAAGCCACCAGCAACAAGGCGAAAAATGA